The following DNA comes from Musa acuminata AAA Group cultivar baxijiao chromosome BXJ1-4, Cavendish_Baxijiao_AAA, whole genome shotgun sequence.
aatggcGATGGGACACGGGTTAACGTCGGCTGCGCCCGGATGACGCCTCGCGCCCGATCAAAACAGACCGGAacaccgaccgaggcacattaacatcctgcgcgagctcggtccttcacgccacaCCAACACCGgtgtcagacgttaccaggagtacgatcctgcttcctacaagcgggcacatcaggcaatgataaccttccctataaaaacccttaCGCTCAGAAAAAGTGGgaggagggagaagaggagagaaaAAACCCCCTAAGACTATCCATTGTCTTGATCGTCAGAGGGatcgggtcgagcctcccgacccgacctgtgtgcagggacgaagacggagcACCTCCCACAGCGtgcccaggcgaggagttcccttcCAAAGGAAATGGCTGTCTCgtcgcgatcggaccaccgcagccGGTCACCTCAACAGTCTCAAGGGTCGCTCATGAAGATCCCCAATCATTCGGATCCGAACCCAACCATggtggccccgaggccacggcttaaggttgttgaCACCAACACAAAGTACTCAAAATATTGTGTGTAATCTTGTCAAAACATATACCAGCTGTGTAAAATTTCATAGAAGTTAAGTTTGCAAATGAACTTATTTGTTCCAAGGATAACACAATTTGGTTAGTAAAAGAAACCAGTTCAAGTTCATATTTCAAGTCTTGATCAAACATGAATCATGTTTTGGATAGAAATGCACAACTACTTGCTTACTCAACATGGAAAATCAACTTCAGAATTTGCCACTGCATTTCATCAGACCTTTTAAAATCTGAATAAAATCATATATTGATATGACAGACCAAGATCACCAGGACAATACAATATTTGAAGAGTTAAAGATGCAGGAAAGGGCCCCTAATTTCTTAGATTAAAATGATGCAATAACCACAAGGTAGatattaaagttcaagacatgaGACTTGTGGGTTATAACCAAATTTAATCCAGGCCAAAGAGGGGGGTGTTGAATAGTTTTCAACCAGCAATTGTCCTCACTATCTGCAACATTGCCCAAGCACAATTACCACAATCTAATCTTCATAGAGGAGTCCATTTTTGTTTTGTTGAGTTCAGTAATTGTAGTGGCCTAGACAGGACACCTTAAATGATCACAGTAAAGACATACAAAAAATGTTATCAATCAATGACTCAGCTTAAGTAGGCATCAGACTTGAAATTAATCATGTACCAAGTAGTTTGGATATTCTTTGTTGTTCCTTGAGGAAGGATATTTTGGTGAAACTTGTTGCACCAACAAAATCCTCACCATGTACCATAATAACTATAACAAATAGATAATTTGTGAGAACACAAACTCTATGAGAAGCTAAGCAATTGGTTTCTCTATCATCACAAACATCTCAACTGTGTCATCTTTATGGAATGAACAAGAACAGATTCTCCACACAATCAGAAACCAGACCCCACTTGCAGCATGTAAAGAATGTGTAGTCTGTCACAACATGAAAACTAaaaggactctctctctctctctgtgtccaaACTATTACAGGCCTCAAACCTGGCTATGTTTTCTGACAGACACAAACTGCACCAATACCACAACCTGAAGTCACTCTTTCCAATCTCTGCCTCATCATCCCCACTGCTAATTTCACTCCCATCTATCAAGCAAAAGCTAGTGACAGTTACAGGTTTCTTAAGGGAGAAAATCCAGAAGAACATCTTTTGACCTAATCTTTGCCCACATTTAAGAGTCATGGACCACCTGACATCAAAACTATTACCAAATAGAAGAGAAAATTAAGTGTAGCAGATGGGTAGTCCTAGCAACTCTACAATGTGGCCCAGGTGACACAGAGTAACAGATGCAAGGTCTCCACCTATTGGAACTTGTCCTTGACCCCAATCCACAAGGCCAACAATTGCCTCTCATGATAACCCACTTATGGCAGTTGCAAGCAAGAAAGACTATGTTTGTCAGATAAAATATCAAACACCATATTTCTTTCTTCATGACTGCATCACAGAGATGCCTTTCCACCTCGAACACTTGGAAAAAATAAGAACATAGCTGCTTTCAGATGTCATTGTCCACATCTTTCTTTGCAGAACCAACAAAGTCCACTTACCCTAAATTAACTGAAAAGGACTTGCAAGATAAACCTATAGTACATTATCTCAGACTTGGTTTAAATATCAAACTCTTCACACCTACCCACTTATTCCACTTCTAATCTATGGTAATACATGTTGATTGCCCAAACTACATACTCTCACCAAACATGCACTACAAAGCAATTCAAGCTCATTTTAGCTTTCTCTGAGACCTCAACGAGAACATTTGAATTGCGGTGCCCTTAAACAAGCTTCTCAGTGCCTAAAGAAGACAACCTAACATAAGGAAGAAGAACCCAAAGCATCAAAGAACTCAGGCTAACATATGCTACAGTAAAAGGTACAACCAAACAGAGACTTCAGCAGTACGTCGTCACAAAACAAGCAAAAGAATTTAATTGTTAAATCGATCTCCTGTGGACACTGATGCAATAGACCCCCATGGTCCACAGAAGAGAACAATTCATACCAACTATAGGAACAGGAGCATGCATCAGTATCCAAAAAATAAATGCTATGTCTACATTAAACTGTTCATACATATCTTGCATTTTGATGTATTCGTTTCTTGAAATGACATATCTTGATGATGATTCAAACATTTCCGCGGACTGAATCCATTAGCTTTTCGAGTGGATTCAAACAAGTGATCAGCTTCAATGGAATGATGATTCTTCCATTAATTCGAACAGAATAGTAAAAGATGCCACCTTTGACCCTTCTGCTTCCCCTTTTACCGTGGAAATTGGAACAGAGGTTTACCACTGGATTCCCTCTGGGACGGGCTCCGCCAAAATCCCGCGCCGTAGAAGTTTGCCAACATCACCTTCTCCAATTCCAATATCTCCTCTGACGGCGACTTTGTCGGCCACGCTTCCTTGTTTCCGGCCGTCGCCAGGAGAGCCGCGCGGCGAATGCTGACGTCGTCGTGGTTCAAGGCACCGACTTTGGGTCGCGAGACCGCGGCTTTCTTACGGGACCTGTTCCTGATCCGCCGCAGCGCCTTACGGACGAGCCCCGCCGGCAGCTTCACCACCACGACCACGAGGAGGTTCACAAGGCCGCATGGGCAGCAACAACAGACGGCCGCGCACTCCGCCGCCGTCTCCCCAGCCATCTCCGCAAACCTTGCTCGTCTCCTCCCGGGTTCCTTGAGGACCACGGTCTTGCTGCCACTGCCAGTCAAGGAAGCGGCGGATGCCGGTTCCTCCGGAGGCAGGGGAGTCTGGGGCCTCTTCCACACCATCCTCCCCTCCCTTAAGTGCGATCGGCGGCCTAATCTCAGAAGCCGAACGATCTCATGGCGGTCAAACTTTCAAAATTTTGgcttctcctcttctcttctccgACACCGAACCGCGGGCGCTTTGATCGGGTGGATGCGGAAAGAAGAGGAGCGTCAAAGGACGAAGGCCTCCATTTCTCTCCGGGTGCTCGACTGTGGTCAGGCGTCTCTGCAAGGCGTTGAACTATGGCTCCAGCGAGGGGACGTATAGGCTTCCCGGCGAAGTCGTCCGATCGATCTCTCTTCTTGCTTCACTCCCATGAAGGAATCAGAACGCGAAACGCTGCGACGGCGAAGAGAGAAGGCGAAGGGGTTTTGGTAACCGAGACAATAAGATGTTCCGCCGGTGTAGGATTAGTTTCATTAATCGTCGGATAATTAGTACACACGTTGTCTTCAATAATCGTAAAGTCACTATGATTCATCTGTAGTTTCTTATCCGCGAGGTAGTGAACCTCATAATAAATAGAAATATAGGAATGGACACTTCAACTATTACCTGGAAAAATACTTGTCTTTTAATTAGTTAAACTAGTGGAGCCCAGAATGACCCATGCTGGGTGTCATTAGGGTGTACGGTGGCTGGTGACGCGGAAATTTCTCGGACACGTGCGCGGTTATCACGGAGAGGTAGTTACGGTGGGGGAACGTCCAACCGCCCCCCTTCCAGGAGTAACGGCCCGTGGAAGGGGAAACGGGTTTCTCCCTGGTCCAGCCCGGCTGCCAGAAATAGAACGGAGATGCCGAAGCTTCTCCGCTGTCTTGGTCGCCAAGACGAGCGGCGGCAGAGAGTTCGCCGAAAGTAGGTTTACGCTACCAAATGAGGCTGTGTTGCTCGTGATTCGTTGTCTTCTCTTCAGCAATCAGGAATGGCCGGAGTTTAGTGTATTCGTTGTGTTGTGTGCAGATAGGTGGTGGAATGTATCTGTAACTAAGAACACTACTCTTCTCATGATTCATGTACATGTTGCTCAGATCGTGGCAAAGAGCCTCTTGTCATGTTCTTGTTGGGAATCACTGCGACTTCTACCACTATCTACTTCCTCTTCCTTTTGTTTGGTTCACGGTTTCCTCACCTTCATGCCATCAAATCCCCAAGAAGTGTCTCCTCATTGCAAAGAAGACCAAGCATGGATCAAAAGTTTTGATGGTAAGTTGGTGTTGCTGTATGTGACCAGCAACATCCACCATTGAACTTGAGATCTTTTCCTAATCTTTCAGTTTAAGAACTCACAGTAGGAACCTACAAAGCTGATTCAGCTCGAGATTTAAGGTATGCAGAGAGAAGTTGATGCCAATCCGATCCATTGTTGGCATTAAGAAAGATAAGATTCTAATGCTGCTGCCACATTCCTTGCATCGTCAACCATTTCCACTCCATCTATAGATTCATTGTATGTCTGTCTGTGACAAGAAATCCTTCGATTTAAATGCTTTCTCCAGCTTAAGTTTGGGTGCTGCCTTCTCACCACCAACCATATCCACAAGCTAAGAAGACATGAACTTAGGGACAAGCATGAATGTTTCTTCCAGTctcccttttctgcataaagctTTCGTTATGTCGGCTATTCTTCTATCAAGTATTTGATGGAACAACAGCCAACCAACCTCATCGGTCTCTTCGTTTGATTGATGCAGTTCATCGAGAAAGATTGAAGTCCAAGGAGAAACAAAGAGTGGATTTCTTTCAACCTATATCTGCCCATGAAATGATTCCTTTCGCTCACTCATGTGTTCTGTTCATCCATCGCATCATTCTTGGCATCTATGATGGCTCACCAAAGAATTGTTGTGCAAATGTGTTGTAGGCTTTCATGAAGCTAACTAATAATGATCTTCTATAACATCATAATCGGATCAAATCGACCGATACGATCGATCTGACTTTTGGATCGAAAATGTCAAAGAATCAAACTATAGTAGGTCAAATCGATCGAGTTTCGATAACCCAAAGAACATATTAGTCCTATATGAactatactctctctctctctctctctctctctctctctctctctctctctctctcctcttatgAAGACCCTCCCACTTCACCACTCTCTCCTCGTTCAGAGTTCTACAGAACACTAAGCTATGGTGCGCGCGCCATCTCGACCGTGTGAGCCAATGTCGAATCGAGAGGCTTAGCGCCCTTAAGCCCACTCGGTGTGTGCCCTCGGCAGCTGGCTATACAGAATACTTTGATCAGTTCAATGAGCAACTCCAGTGTGTCGGTGTGACTGCATATCATTGTACCATCCAATCGTGAGTCCTTCTCTTGCCATCTTTCTTCGGTGCACCATGCTTCGTCTACGTCATCCAAGGCCCATTCATGCACCTTCATCGCGCTCTTCGAATGTATTGGTTCAATTCCATATCATCAGTtctgaggatatatatatatatatatatatatatatatatatatagtgttaaaGCTCCACGATGAATGCAAGAAGGGTTATCATTGGAATCGTGTTCCTTGGCTGCCCAGAgacatttcaatcttttcagcagACCTAAGAGTAATGGGAGCAAGAGGTAAGTGAATGTCAGAGACTCCGAGACGAGCACCAGAGAATCCACCACTTTCGTGAGGGAGACATCATCTCGTTGCTCGCTGGAGTTGCTTCTTTCAGCTACAACAATGTCGAAGTACTTGTCGTTGTGATTACCGTCATCGACTCGAGTAGCAACGCCGATCAATTAGATCGCCTTCGATAGTCAGAAGCTCCCAACTCTAATGTTCATCCAAATGAGTGCTGTGAGGGCACTTCATATACATGATAATGTGCATgcactatctccatatactaaaTACTCTCCATACAAAGACCAAACCAACACTTTATTCATGCATATGTGTTTTTTTGTCcattagagagagaaaaaaaaaggaatgaatAATTTCATTGTAACACCCATAATTAGTCTCACATCAAGAttgagattgacttataagagtctgatgaaTGTATTATTATAATCaactttagcttaagcattttgataagTAATTTAGACCAAATAAAGTTGATAGATCAATTAACTAATCAAACCCGGGTCTTAACATTTATTATATCAAAATACGCTTATATTTGATATAAATTTATTCTCTATATCTAAGAAATCTAACCATATGGCTTGGATTATACATTAGAGCATCAATGCTCATGTTTGGTCCATCCATTCCTATCTCTAGTTATGGGAGTTtaccctaacaattcattttcaaGTTTAAGGTTTGATCTCATCTTACCTATCAGAATGCAAGAAAGGTAAGTTctacattatttttattttaatctctttattcaaaataatttcataTTGCTTTGGCCACCGTAGTAAAGTTCAAGATTTAGAAATTATTGATTGAATTGACCTATAGTGAGCAAAGCAATAAGAGACATGACCATACCGATGTAATTGGCATGGTTATATTTAGGGCACACTATAGCTAAGTTCTAGATTTATAGATCAAACTCTCTACAACAGAATCAATAAGAAAATATTGCTGTAAACGAGATGTCTTGACTACCATCTACAACAAATAGAGCAATATTGTGAAGAGAGTTCCAAATGAAGAAAAAAGCTCTTAACCGTCAGTCAACCGTGACATCAATATAACTCGATATATGATCTCATAGTCTACGGAAGAAGATAAAAGCTCTCAACCGTCAGTCAACCGTGACATCAACATATgtctaatataaaatattaatattatgagaatattttttgcTACACAAAATATTTTCTTGGGCATGACCAAATTCAAACCGATTATGAAAGATAATTGAGGTCTACTTACCTTAATACTCCTCATATTAATTGTGCATTTTATTTAGGACTCATGAGGCATATTAACTACACAAAAATAAGCTATCCATAATTAATAATACATCAATCATaagaatattatgataaaaaaattatttatggattTATGCATGTCatcatttatttataaataatatgaaCAAATATTATTTAAGTTCACTTGCAAATCACACCAAAATCTATAGGCCCATGGAGTTGAATGTTAGGATGATCAGGTCATCGAATTCATTGATATTAATTGGTAAGCATAGGAAGATATGTACTTATCATTTCTAATTAATCATCACATAATATATTAGTTGGTAATTCATCGATAATATATCGTTTCAAGATCGAAAAACATTTACATCTCTATTCCTTTGACTCAATGAGGATTTGACCTTTTTTTTGTATAGATCTCCTCCTCAAGTCAATTATGTTTTTCAAATCGATTATGTCTTTCACTatagttatattattatgttaatcatatccttaaaataaTTATGTCTTTTAAGAAGACAAAAGTTTTATCCCTCGAAAGAACTTATCTTCGATCTATTTACATGTAACATTCCATACTCAAGCAAAAGATACCTTGATATAAAAGATAATGCCTCATACTAAAGTTTTAAAAGTCCAAGAAATCACCTTTCAAGTAAACAAAACACCTCCTTGACATTCATAAGCCACTTTAAGCATTGTAATAGCTTTCTCATCATATGCAATTAATCCATGTCTCTTTTGGACATAGCActactttaaaaaaaaatcaaattggaTCAATCTCATCAAATCAGATTGACTGTCAATATTGACCAtatcaagaaaagaaataaaatcaaTGACCTGTTTCTAAGGTTTGTTTATTGCCAAGGTTGACTGAGCTTCTTTTTCTTGTATACACATTCATTGTGATGTACAAAGAAAGGGTCAACAGTACTTCTATATGGCAACAAGCATTCAATTAGCCAAGTTGAGATGTAAATTTTGTTTACAGCCTCAACACTTGTACCTTCCTCAATagaaagatatcaaaagaagattGCAAAATCTGGTCCAGGATCTGCATTTATCTTGTAacatcttttctctttttctatgtAGAATGTTTTCTAAGCATCAGTATGTTAAGACTCCTGAAGATTCAAGATGAGGGGAGAAGCTTTTAAGTCACTCAAAGGCAGCTATTTTGATGTAGTAAACCAATCTGTGCTACTCACCAAGCCATGCAGGAATGAAGGAAATTAAACAAGTCTAAAGCTAATTGCAGGAGAGTATTTATTATCACTATGCGAAAATATTGAAGATTTGGAGACTTGAGAACTTAACATGTCATATTTGGGTTCTGAATGTTTGGCATAAGAAGATGAATTTGTCAAGTGAATGGGTTTTGGGAGAATGAAATTGGTTTCTTTTAGTGTTGTTGTGGGTTGTCATCTTGGAGAGGAGTTGGGTTGTGTGAAGTGGTCCTCTTGCCATGTCTCCTGTTGAAATGATGGGGCATGGAGTCCAGAGTGCAAGAGTGGGTTGAGGAACTCTTCACACTTGCACTCGAGAGGGTTGGTGTCACAGCGGAGCTTGAAGCAGTCCGAAATGATATCATCAGATGGATGTTTCATGAAGTCTTACCCCACATGACCATTGTGTTCCTTTGGTGTGAGACTTGTCATCAATCATCTTGAGCCCCACACCAGAAGAGTCAATGACActcatggaggaggaggaggagacccaCCTTCTTCACCTTTCATCTCTGGCTGACCCTTTTTTACCAGCCTTTCCTGCTCCAAGTTCATCACAGGCTTGTGAAGCCTAAGGCAAAGTCAAACCCTTGCTAGCTACCACTAACATGCCTTGAGCAAGAAGTCAAAGAGAAACTATATTTTACTCTTGgggtttctttctctcttttcctcTTTCTTGTTGCGTATGTGGTCCTCTTATGATGAAACTTATCTAGAAATTAACAGTTTCCCTCAAGGAAAGAAGTGATCAAAGAGTTCATCTGGTCTTAGGATGTAAAAGATGCAAGCTGTCTAAGGACAATCTTTTCTGAGATCAGAAATAGATTTAGCAAGTTGGTTGTTTGTCTATGATCTATAGCAGGATATTGGCTTCCTATAATTATACTTCTATCAGATTTGGTCAAAGTTCTTGCAATTAGCTTTGCATTATGACCCTTAAGAACTATCAAGATGACTGTGAACTTGTGATTCAGTAAGGTGGTATGAACACTCAGAATCCAAAATGAACATTAGTTGAAGATTAAGTCATATTTCCTTAGTTTCACTAGACTCTTCCTCAACTCCTTTCAGAGACTTCACCTTGATTGCCTGAAAACTACCAACTCTTCCCTTTACTGTCTACTTTTACCACTGCTTCTGAGTAAATTTTGTGTTGTTTCGGATGAATCCATCATGAAAAGCTATGAAACAAATATGGCCCATACTCCATATATTACACAAAAAAATTGCTTTTTGTTCATCAACTTAAAATTGGTCCACCAAGAAAGTTTCTCCTCTTCACATTCATAGCATGTCAGTGCAAGTTTCCTACTCTTGTCACAATATTCTACCACAGCATTCAATCTGACTCAAACCTTGTTTGCTTCAAGGGCAGGAGCTGCTGTAGACAGGGTGAGGTTGAATTTTTGTTTGGACTTTGTAACATCTTTTTTTCTTGAATCCACTCACAGCTAGAAAGATGAGTGTGCTGTCTTGATATTTTCCTGGGTATAATTTCTTTCTACTTgaatacttcttttttttttttaatctttggtTACATTTTGCTGAACTATTACTTGATCGAAAGGTTTACctgcttttgttttttgtttttgctttccAAATAGTTCTTTGTTCACTGAGTCAGGTTCCTTGATCCCTCTCATTCCTATACTTCCTTGGAAAGAACAGTGTAGCATATGGTTCTCTGTAGAAAGAAGAAGGATCTGTTTAGCTTGTTTTTGGCATTTAATTGTTACATCTCCTAGTTTAGTTCAGGTAGATGAGTGCTCCAGGCACTTGGATTACAAGTCAAGGCAACTTCTATTGAACTGCTAAAGATCTGGCATTTTTGATGCAATAAGAGCTAGCTGTAAGCTGAGAACAAACAGTTCATCTTCTTTGCTTCCATAAGATCAAGCCTTTGATATCTTCATTTGGATTTTAATGTCATCAGCATCATGATATGTACATCAGTGGATTGGAAAACTACAATGGTAGGATGATCAATCAATACCACCTCTCAGACACAAAGATCATATCTAGCAGGACAAAAAGTAAGCAATCATCTTTACTGCATTAAATTTCTTTAAACTGTTATACTCCCAAAATTCTTGGAGAATGTCAATATACTTGTAGACTTAGCAACAAGGATCCACTGCTTTGGTGTTTCTCAAGCATAAAGAAATCTCATGGAaacaaattattttcttctttcaatttctggaataaagaaaagcaaatttcaaCTCTAGCAGAACCTGAATCTGGTGAAATTGATCTGTAAGGTTGTGTGTCAAAGGACAAACTAGTATGAACTGAGTTCAGTAATGTTATGTGCAGATCTCAATTTGCTTTCCGTTCGACTGAAGTAGTAAATTCTCGGAATTCATTCACTGAAGAAAATTCTTGAAATTTATGGCAAAGTTGGTAGAATAAACTGCAACAGCAGACTTATTGCGGTAACAACAGCAAAGTAGAATGACCAAAGCCTGAACCAGGAGTTagatctcttctttctttctgtaGAGCATGGTACATTTTATGCGACTCCACTTGATGATCAGCTGTCTGATAACACAGATCAAGCTGGCAAGAACTTGGAGATGGAAGATAGCAGAGCTAGTGTCACGGCAAAGGCCGTGAGAAGATCTGATTAGTAATACAATTAACGGCTTAATATAGTTCAGGGTTTTACATAGCTATCTTTCCATGGCATATTTGCCTCtccaaattttaatatttcatatgcattttttcaaaaaaattatatttacatatatatgccgccaaatctttaTGTCTTCCATATATGTTATTCCTATCAACAGCCATCCAGTAAATTCATGTTAACTATTAAAAATCATGATTGTCAACAAATATATgaaaatttatcaaaattttacatACCTAAAATgatctttattacttttacttccATCATTTCTGGTGGACAGACTAATATCAATTTAATATATTGTTATATATGTAAGTCTTTTTATCTTTGTGATCATCCCTTTTTGACCTTTCTACTTTTATTTTTGTCCTACAGAAGCCTCAATTCTTCTCATCCATCATCAGAAAACCAAAACTTGAACAGAACAAAGTTCTAAGACAAGATCAAACATGGTCATGAATGGAACAAGGTCTAGTTTCCGGTGTCAAGTTGAGATTAGAATCAGAAATTGCTAAAATCATAATGAAACTTGAAAGTTGAGTTGCATTTACAAATTCAAACATTTGGGGACAAGATATTTTGCAAGAACTAGATTTCATCAAGGATCTACCAAAATTCACATGAAAATACGACAAATATGagaaaattaggaaaaaaaatctaatcaagaaataaaaccattaaccaATTCTAATAGATTAGATAGATTAGGTTAGCTTGCAAAATTCTTGGTCATAATTGGTCACTATTCTAaacaaaatatgagaaaaaaaaggaaaatgggtCAATTTAAGGTCCACTTGAAGGATTAGAGTCTCAAGTTGTCCTATTATGATGATTAGGTATAGGAAATTGAGCTTGATTTAGATTAATATGAATCCAACGAATGCTGCTAATCAATTAAGTGACCATTTGATACAATTTAGTGTTAGAAATAACTAAGATTGTTTAGTCATTGTATTGTTGAAGTCGCTTAAATGGAGAGATGATTACAATATGTTTATTCATCATTTGGTAATTCAAGGAAGTGACTTAATTCTAGATTTAATTATGAGGAACTTTGTCCAAAGGTAACATGTGATCTCAGCAACTTACAGAGGAATCATTTCAGCTTTGGATTCATATGATAGTGTCTGCCATCCTTAATGATAAAGCACTGTATCAAATGTCCTCTTGAGGAACTTTGGAATTATATCGAAGATGATATTCTTCAATTATGAATGGCTTCTTCAAAGGTGATAGTAATATTAAATGGATTCAATTATGTTTTTACATTGTTGCCTAAGTGAAGCAATACATTTTTTTTCTTAGAGACTAAAAGCCATCTTTAACATTAAAATGAAGGTCTGCCAACAAGCTTCATCCTTAGTGACAAAGCACAATACTGAGCCTAAGCATTTTGGGCAGCTTTATGCCCTATGTAACACCAAGAcaataaattttatattgattTAACATCATAGCCCAGAAGTGAATTGGACTTTCATGATATGGATTTTGTGTTGACATGATGATGCATTAGGAAAATTAGCTAAGAAAGCTTGTGTTTCTCCAAAAGTTACAAAATGGGGGAAAATTGAGAATGAATAGACTTATCAGCTCGCTGCTACATTTTAAGCTTTACTAGATCAATAGGCAACTCAATTCATGGAAATTTTGGGTAGTAACGCAAGATATGGATTAATGGTAGAAAAAACATTCATCTATGACAGACTGTCCTTGTTTATTCTTTCTGGCAGAAGATGTGCTCACTATGTTCTTGTGGCTGTAATCCTGATGGCCTTTAGTTGATAGTTTGATATCTGGTATCGGCATAAATAATTCCAAATCAAAGAATGAGGTGTGTGAATGTTCAatatttctttctatttcatttggCTAATTGGGTGGTGTGGCCACTTAAGACCATTCTTTTGTTAGCCATAGCAACAGAGGTTGAACACCCCTGCTTATTTCTGCAATGGTACATGTGAGATTCATCTTGTCAGCAGTATATTATATGATCATGAATACCTTTACTGAGACTTTTCCTGATTATTTTTTCCAAGGTAAAAGTCACATATTCACAATATGAAAATATTTGCTTTGGTACAATGTGCTGCAGTTGTTCTGAACATTCATTTTGAAACTGAAATAGATTTCTTTTGATCGGGAAAACCTTTTGTGAG
Coding sequences within:
- the LOC135672545 gene encoding uncharacterized protein LOC135672545, whose protein sequence is MVWKRPQTPLPPEEPASAASLTGSGSKTVVLKEPGRRRARFAEMAGETAAECAAVCCCCPCGLVNLLVVVVVKLPAGLVRKALRRIRNRSRKKAAVSRPKVGALNHDDVSIRRAALLATAGNKEAWPTKSPSEEILELEKVMLANFYGAGFWRSPSQRESSGKPLFQFPR